ACGGGGCCAAAAATTTCCTCCGTAACGCAGGCCGATTGTTCTGGTAGTCCCGTCCAGACGGTCGGTTCGACGAAGTAACCGTTGTCATAAGGGGGCGGTAGGTCAGGAATGCCGCCGCCCGTGTGAACCTCCGCTCCGGCGGCGCGCGCCGCCGCGTAATAGCTCAACACCTTCTCGCGGTGCGCCGCCGAAATCAGCGGCCCTAGGGTCGTCGTCGCATCTTCCGGAGGGCCGGGACGGAGCTGGCGTGCTTCACGAACCAACGCCGCGACAAACCGCTCAAAGATGGGACGCTCGACATAGACGCGCTCTGAGCAGAGGCAAACCTGCCCGCCGTTGAGGAAGCTTGAGCGCGCCACGCCCGCGACGGCGCGTTCAAAGTCGGCGTCGGCAAAGACAATCGCCGCGTTTTTGCCGCCCAGCTCAAAGGACAGGCGCTTGGTACGGGCCGCCGCCGTCCGCATGATCGCCTGCCCGGTGCGCGTCTCGCCGGTGAACGTAATCGCCGCCACGTCGGGATGCGCCACCAGCCATTCCCCGACGCTTTCCGGGCCGAAGCCATGCACGACGTTGTACACGCCTGGCGGAACGCCCGCTGCCGCCATGACCTCAGCCAGCAGCGTCGCCGTCGCCGGGGTTTCTTCGGACGGCTTGACAACCACCGTGTTGCCCATCGCCAGTGCCGGCGCCACCTTCCATGTCAGCAGCAGCAGCGGCAGATTCCACGGGCAAATGACGCCCACAACGCCCAGCGGTCGCCGCAGGCTGTAGTTGAGCGCCCCTGCGCCGTCGTCCGTGTGCGTTTCAAAGCACTCCGTCCCAAGCCCAGCGGCCAGATCGGCAAAGGTACGGAAGTTCGCCGCACCGCGTGGAATGTCAAGCGTACGCGCCAGTCCGTAGGGTTTCCCGGTGTCAGCGACTTCGGCGCGCAGAAACTCATCAAATCGGGCTTCAATGCCGTCGGCGACACGCCGCAGTAGGCGTACGCGCTCTGCGATAGGTGTTTGACGCCACGTCCGGAAAGCATCTTTGGCGGCGGCCACAGCACGGTCAACGTCTGTCTCAGTCGCCAACGCGACTTCTGCCGCAACGACACCAGTCGCCGGA
Above is a genomic segment from Chloracidobacterium sp. containing:
- a CDS encoding 2-hydroxymuconic semialdehyde dehydrogenase, whose amino-acid sequence is MRQRWRLFIAGAYGDGASGETFPDYDPATGVVAAEVALATETDVDRAVAAAKDAFRTWRQTPIAERVRLLRRVADGIEARFDEFLRAEVADTGKPYGLARTLDIPRGAANFRTFADLAAGLGTECFETHTDDGAGALNYSLRRPLGVVGVICPWNLPLLLLTWKVAPALAMGNTVVVKPSEETPATATLLAEVMAAAGVPPGVYNVVHGFGPESVGEWLVAHPDVAAITFTGETRTGQAIMRTAAARTKRLSFELGGKNAAIVFADADFERAVAGVARSSFLNGGQVCLCSERVYVERPIFERFVAALVREARQLRPGPPEDATTTLGPLISAAHREKVLSYYAAARAAGAEVHTGGGIPDLPPPYDNGYFVEPTVWTGLPEQSACVTEEIFGPVCHVAPFDDEEEAIALANAGDYGLCAALWTSHLARAHRVAQALEVGVVWINSWFLRDLRTPFGGMKLSGIGREGGRHSLDFYAELKNVCVKL